A genomic stretch from Lysobacterales bacterium includes:
- a CDS encoding histidine triad nucleotide-binding protein translates to MSDTLFSKIIRREIPADIVFEDDEVLAFRDINPQAPTHVLFIPKRAIATLDDATDDDQALLGRLMLAAARWAREQGFAERGYRVVMNCRDDGGQSVHHIHLHLLAGRRMTWPPG, encoded by the coding sequence ATGTCCGACACCCTGTTCAGCAAGATCATCCGCCGCGAGATCCCCGCCGACATCGTCTTCGAAGACGACGAGGTGCTGGCCTTCCGCGACATCAACCCCCAGGCCCCCACCCACGTCCTGTTCATCCCCAAGCGCGCCATCGCCACCCTCGACGACGCCACCGACGACGACCAGGCCCTGCTCGGCCGGCTGATGCTGGCCGCCGCCCGCTGGGCCCGCGAGCAAGGCTTCGCCGAGCGCGGCTACCGCGTCGTCATGAACTGCCGCGACGACGGCGGCCAGAGCGTCCACCACATCCACCTGCACCTGCTGGCGGGGCGGCGGATGACGTGGCCGCCGGGGTGA